Genomic segment of Drosophila biarmipes strain raj3 chromosome 2L, RU_DBia_V1.1, whole genome shotgun sequence:
GGCCAGCGGGAATTAACGGGGCGTGGCATGTCGGCCCTTGGTCCAGAGTGTGCTTACATACTCCCTTTTTTCTATTTCGATTTAAGGAAGGCGATGCTACTGGTGATTAAAAACGCATCCCAACGCCAAATCCCAAACCATTCCATTGCATTTTGAAGCTAGGAAGGTAGATATTGAACCCAGCATTAAGGGATTAGCTGAAATATAACAAAGCTAAACAGTCCAAAAATTTAAAGTGTTTAGTTATATAtacattcaattaaaaaaaaaagagttcgAGGTCTTTGAAAGTCACACATAAGTCCTTGCTATTACCATTCGTTAGGgataaaagtaaaatataaaacaatgtATATGTACAAAAAACCAAGGGAAAGATTGTGAGAAATGTAATTAATTCCCTTacaaatgagttaaaaattCGCTCAGTCTTTCTATACCTCAAGAGGTCTTTAGGTTTGAGCTTAATGTTAAGTCTTTGAAATACCTTAATATTTTAGGGCTAAATAGCAACCATAATATTGcttaaactttttacaaaataaagcGAGGCATCACTGGAATAGTTATTTTCATGATAGCCCTCTAAGAACGTGCCACTAAGGGAAGTAAAAACTTCGATACACCCATGAGATTTGTTTCAGGCCAGGTGTCAGTGGCTTGCCCCCAGTAGGACTGCCTTTCCCTCAGTCTTGCCAACAGCTCCAAGGGGAGCACATCTTAACGAAAAAATGCGGTGCGGTCAGTAGTGTTCCTGCAAAATTCAATGACAAAATTTCTCGCGGCTTTTCACCCCTTTTAGaccaaaattatttagttcttAATCGAAACAAACCAAAATCACGATGTTGGCAAAGAGTATTACGCTGAATTCGATCTCGAACGTGCTGCAAAAGCAGGTTTCTGGCCTGTTGCTCTCGTCAACCTGTCGTCAGTTCAGCTCGGAGGGCAGTTTGCACTCGGACGATGGCTACCCCAAGTTCACGAAGCGCAAGGACCTGAAGCCCATGGAGAAAAAGGACAGGTCCAAGGTGTACGATGCCTGCTGGCAGTCGATGCGCCGCACCGAGTACAAGTGCCGCTCGGACCCGGAGTTCAACGTGCACGCCTTCGTGGATGCCCGCAAACAGTGCCTGGCCGATCCCTGCGCCACCGAGATGCTGCCCATGGACATCACCCACTACAAGCCGCAGGACATGGCCAAGAGGCGCTATCCCCGCACCTGGTTCGAGTGCATAGTCAAGCGGCGCAAGCGAAAGGCCCACTGCGTGCCCATAGCGCCTCCGATGCCGCGGCGCAAGAGGAAGTCGAGCAAGGCCAAGTGCCCCGAGGATCTGTGTGTCCTGGGGAAACTGGAGCTCCATCTCACGGAACCCTGCACCCTGATGAAGGTCACGAAGTGTCCGCGCTTCAAGATGCCCAACTGCTGTGTGGCCGCCCGCAACCCGCCCAAGTGCCGTCGACCCTTCAGGAGGTGCGGCAGCCGTCGAAAGACCAAGTATCCCAGTTTCTCCGAGTGCAAGCGGGATCCCTTCCCGGACGCCCGGCCCATCGAGTGCAACTGCCTGCTCAAGCCGGCCATCTGCGAGATGTGGCGGCACTACCGCCGTCGGAACGGCTGATCGCTGACCACCTGttggttttttaaattccCGGACGCCGGATGACGGGGTAACCCCTCATCGGTGTCTGCTTTTACCACATTAGGACCTACCAAAATTGATGTTTTACCGAAGCCTACCGCATGCAAAAATGCCTAATGCTCTCGCCCGTTTGCTTTTTTTGGAGCACTTTGGTAATTCTATTCAAAAAAGTCGTTTCGTCATACtcgtattaaaaattaatacaaattgTTAACCTATAttagaaacattttaaaaattaaacagagTACGAGTATTAAGCTATCTGTCTTTTCCtactaatatatattttaaatttgtatttaacaatttttaatttcgacgacccttacaaaattttgttattttaatataagaaTTTGGATATTTTCCGGGTGTGTAACTACCTAAAAGCAGATTGACTGACACATTCTTTGACTATTTAAGTAAACATAATAAAATAGGCAGATAAATTCTAGTTGAATTGCATAAACATACTTGCAGGTGGCACGTTCCCTAGTCAAGGTAAAATAATTACGAAATCTGACTTGAAGGTGCAAGTTGGAATGAATAGTGGCATGCGATTCGGTAGCCGGCTGGCGCGACATGGTCTCGAAATGCAATATGCAACAGCCCGAACCGAACGCGAATCTGTTTCTGCAGATTGTCCGAGATGTTCACAGTTCCCGGGAAATAACCAAATTCCATTATACAGATACAAATCAAATTGGCAAAAGGCATTGAAAGGGATCAAACGAGGGTTGGCTGGGTGGTGGCGGGAATATGCAAAAATCAAATTACCAGAACTTGAGAAATCGCAGACATCAGAGACCCATAAATCAGTGAACCGAGGGGCAGGGAGTCGATTCGTGCACACGTACATAAGAAATTGTTACCGCTAGTTAACGGTTTATTGA
This window contains:
- the LOC108028997 gene encoding uncharacterized protein LOC108028997, giving the protein MLAKSITLNSISNVLQKQVSGLLLSSTCRQFSSEGSLHSDDGYPKFTKRKDLKPMEKKDRSKVYDACWQSMRRTEYKCRSDPEFNVHAFVDARKQCLADPCATEMLPMDITHYKPQDMAKRRYPRTWFECIVKRRKRKAHCVPIAPPMPRRKRKSSKAKCPEDLCVLGKLELHLTEPCTLMKVTKCPRFKMPNCCVAARNPPKCRRPFRRCGSRRKTKYPSFSECKRDPFPDARPIECNCLLKPAICEMWRHYRRRNG